CCTACACCCTTTCGACCAAAACCTTCTTCCAGAACCCCGACACCTTCCTCTACAACACCGGCCCCATCACCTCGCTCAACGACCCCGACTGGAACCAACGCCAGTACATCACCGTCACCGAGACATTCGAAGGGCATCAGCCCACCGCCCTCGTCGCGGACCAACTGACGGCGCCGGTAAATATCGGCAGCAAGTCCACGCCCGATTACCCTGCCCTGGTGGCCGAGGCCACCCGCACCTACACGGCTGACAACGGCGACCAGATCAAAGTCTACGCCGGTCAGCGCGATGATCCTTTCTGGGTGGACTTACAGGTCTTCGATTTACTGACGCTGCGCGGCCAGCAGCCACCCGTCGGCTACTCCTTGGGCAATAACATCCCCGTCGACTCACTCGCCGGCTACAATGTCCACGCCCTGGTGATCGAAGTACCGATTCGCCGTCTGGTGACCGGCGGCGACCCGGTGTTGGGCGTGTGGGCCACCGCCCGCCGCGGATCGATGCCGGTGTTGGCCCAGACGGACGTTGCCATGACCGACCATGTGCAGGTTTCGCGGTTGGGGATGCCCCTGGTCAATGAAGCCGTGATGCCGCTGGCCCTGAAGGATACCTTCAACGCTATCCAGCCCGAGGTCGATCTCACCGTCTATGGCCTGCTGCAGAAATATGTCGAAGACCCGCAACTTGGCACCCTGCTCTGCGCTCTGTACAACATCCCCCTGCCGGGGGATGGCCCCAGCCCCGACTGCCACACCAACTTCACGGCTGGCACGCCTCGCAGCGGACGCGGGGACATCTTCGATGTGTTCCTGACCGGCATGAAGCTGGCCGCTCCGTTTACCATCCACACTGCCAACGGCCCCGTCAACTTACCGGCCGGCTTCAACGTCAACCAACCCGCCAACGTCGTCCCGGCAGAGATGA
The window above is part of the Caldilineales bacterium genome. Proteins encoded here:
- a CDS encoding DUF4331 domain-containing protein encodes the protein MSTTHMPPIVHPTRRLFIIGLLLGLALLLLGATMLIVSGNAAASSHREAPAISHDPYADGTDTYAWVHGDDVVLVAAYIPFEGPEGGPNYFAWDDHVLYDINVDNDGDAKADVTYTLSTKTFFQNPDTFLYNTGPITSLNDPDWNQRQYITVTETFEGHQPTALVADQLTAPVNIGSKSTPDYPALVAEATRTYTADNGDQIKVYAGQRDDPFWVDLQVFDLLTLRGQQPPVGYSLGNNIPVDSLAGYNVHALVIEVPIRRLVTGGDPVLGVWATARRGSMPVLAQTDVAMTDHVQVSRLGMPLVNEAVMPLALKDTFNAIQPEVDLTVYGLLQKYVEDPQLGTLLCALYNIPLPGDGPSPDCHTNFTAGTPRSGRGDIFDVFLTGMKLAAPFTIHTANGPVNLPAGFNVNQPANVVPAEMIRVSTAISGSLCAPTPQRLGVLAGDACGFPNGRRLTDDVVEIELLAVAGAAYPVLDGRDASFSFNPALAGVLTDGVDYNDRHFIDHFPYLATSHSGQERLHQNPFAPVYMPFQAHSYAATAMEVAKQNPAGAALATAGGMLLLGTPLTAWLRRRRQTGRSRPTTPSTPD